A genomic stretch from Theobroma cacao cultivar B97-61/B2 chromosome 4, Criollo_cocoa_genome_V2, whole genome shotgun sequence includes:
- the LOC18602836 gene encoding probable glutathione S-transferase yields MAEVKLLAAWPSPFYYRVVWALKLKGIAYEFIEEDLANKSPLLLQYNPVHKKIPVLLHRGKPICESMIILEYIEEIWPQNSLLPSYPYDRAIARFWIKFADEKSPAIWMVFRTNGEEHEKAVKDSLEMLKTIEEHALGEKKFFGGDKINMVDIAFGQLAYWLPVIEDVTGVKLLEAGNFPRLQTWIKNFKQVPIIKENLHDRDEMFAFFKRRREMILASK; encoded by the exons ATGGCTGAAGTGAAGCTGCTTGCAGCATGGCCTAGTCCTTTTTATTATAGAGTGGTTTGGGCCCTGAAACTGAAAGGCATAGCATATGAATTCATAGAAGAAGATCTAGCCAACAAGAGCCCCTTGCTTCTCCAGTATAATCCAGTTCACAAGAAAATACCAGTACTCCTTCATCGTGGAAAGCCAATTTGTGAGTCCATGATCATTCTTGAATACATCGAAGAGATTTGGCCACAAAATTCCTTGCTACCAAGTTATCCCTATGACAGAGCCATTGCTCGTTTCTGGATCAAATTTGCCGATGAAAAG AGTCCAGCAATCTGGATGGTTTTCAGGACCAACGGTGAAGAACATGAGAAGGCGGTTAAGGACAGCTTGGAAATGCTAAAAACCATTGAAGAACATGCACTAGGAGAGAAGAAATTCTTTGGGGGAGACAAGATTAACATGGTGGATATTGCTTTTGGACAACTTGCCTACTGGTTACCAGTTATTGAAGATGTAACAGGAGTGAAGCTACTTGAAGCTGGCAATTTCCCTCGTTTGCAAACATGGATCAAGAATTTCAAGCAAGTTCCAATAATCAAAGAAAACCTTCACGATCGTGACGAGATGTTTGCTTTCTTCAAGCGCCGCAGGGAGATGATACTTGCTTCTAAATGA